GAGGGGGCTCGGGGGCCGCCGCCGTTCAGCCGGTCTGCTCGCTGGGGGATTCGGTagtggcggcagcggcgggggcTTCCCCGTCCCCGTTACACGTGGTGGCGGGCGGCGTGCCGGGGgccgggggctgcagggcagcggGCGGTGTGCCGGGggccgcgggggctgcgggggccgcAGTGTCCGTGGCGGCCGTGGTGGCGGCAGTGGCAGCCGTGGTGGTGGCAGTGGCGGCCGTGGTGGTGgcagtggtggccgtggcagtggCAGCCGTGGCAGTGGCAGTGGTGGCAGCGCTGGCAGCGGTGGTGgtggccggggctggggccggggccggggctggggccgaggccggggccggggctgtcTCTGTCTGCTCGGGTGCCCGAAGGCGTTTCATGAGCGTAGTCACTCGCACGGCTTTCTGTGGGGAGAGGCGAGTGGCCATGGGGTGCAGGCAGTACTCTGCCCCTGGGCACTTTGTCGGGTGCCCCACCAGGGATGCCTGCCAGGGGCTGGCAGGGTCACAGGGGTTGGCagctcctcccttccccccaccccgaGGCTGATAGCCCTGTGATGGGGAAACAGGCTTGGCTGagatgggaaactgaggcacccTCACCCACCTTCCACTTGGCCCGGGCGAAGTTCTTCTCGATCTGCGCACAGACACCATCCTTGATGTTCTTGTCAGAGGCAGCGTTGCCAGAAATCCTGGAAAGGCAGGGAGGGGTGAGCAGCCCCCTCCAGCTCCCCCGTAACCCCACCCACCACTGCTGTCCCTCACCACTCATGGGAGATGGCCTCCTCTGCCGTGATCCGCTGGTCCTGCTCCACCTCCATCAGGCGTGTCACCAGCTCCTTGGCTGAGGGTACAAGTAGGGGCAAGTCAGTGCTGGAGGGGGACAACGTGAGACCCCCATGCCCACCTGCCCCGCAGCGTGGGACTCGCCTGCCTGTGAGATGTCATCCCAGTACGGTGGGTCAAACTCGTAGTCTCCAGCCAGGATTTTGCGGAAGAGGTTCTTGTCATGGTTCTCATAGTCGTCCTCATCTGCCTCCTCGTAGAAAGGGGGGTTCCCCGAGAGGCtgggggatggggtggggggctcagcccagcccctggctcccagccccctcccagcttccCCGACCCTTGCCCCAGACTCACAGGATGTACATGATGACACCAATGGCCCAGCAGTCCACCGGCCGCCCGTACCGCTGCCGCCCCACCACCTCTGGAGCTGCGAGGGACAGGAGAATGGCCCTGCCCTGGGGTCCCCAACACCCTGGCCCCTTACCCTCAGGGTCATGGGAATTGGGAGAGACCCATGGGAAGCACTCAGGATCAGCCCTGGGGTGATGGGGAGCACCTGTGATCAGCCCAGGGGTGATGGGGAGTATGAAGGACCCATGGAGAGCACCCAGGATGAGCTCCAAGGTGATGAGGAGCAAGAGGGATCCATGGAGAACACCCATGATCAGCCCCCAAGGTGATGGGGAGCGTATGAGACCCATGGGGAGCACTCAGGATCAGCCCCGCGGTGATGGGGAGCACCCAGGATCAGCCCAGGGGTGATGGGGAGCATGAGGAACCCATGGGGAGTACCCAGGATCAGCCCAGGGGTGATGGGGAACAAGAAGGACCCTTGAGGAGCGTGCAGGATCCAGCCTGGGGTGTTGGAGAGTGGGAGAGACCCACTGGCAGCACCTGTGACCATCAGGAGGGACCCAACAGAAATCCCCAGAACCAGTCCCTGGGCTTTTGG
This window of the Colius striatus isolate bColStr4 chromosome 15, bColStr4.1.hap1, whole genome shotgun sequence genome carries:
- the CAMKV gene encoding caM kinase-like vesicle-associated protein; amino-acid sequence: MPFGCVTLGDKKDYNQPSEVTDRYDLGQVIKTEEFCEIFRAKEKTTGKLYTCKKFLKRDGRKVRKAAKNEIIILKMVKHPNILQLVDVYITRKEYFIFLELATGREVFDWILDQGYYSEKDTSNVIRQVLEAVAYLHSLKIVHRNLKLENLVYYNRLKNSKIVISDFHLAKLENGLIKEPCGTPEYLAPEVVGRQRYGRPVDCWAIGVIMYILLSGNPPFYEEADEDDYENHDKNLFRKILAGDYEFDPPYWDDISQAAKELVTRLMEVEQDQRITAEEAISHEWISGNAASDKNIKDGVCAQIEKNFARAKWKKAVRVTTLMKRLRAPEQTETAPAPASAPAPAPAPAPATTTAASAATTATATAATATATTATTTAATATTTAATAATTAATDTAAPAAPAAPGTPPAALQPPAPGTPPATTCNGDGEAPAAAATTESPSEQTG